A DNA window from Salarias fasciatus chromosome 23 unlocalized genomic scaffold, fSalaFa1.1 super_scaffold_20, whole genome shotgun sequence contains the following coding sequences:
- the LOC115383881 gene encoding NLR family CARD domain-containing protein 3-like — MRVNKVSLSEKRAVKSEDLGQNLGASLISRPLFQLLQEHFFTFVSNELKNMKKALDLDSSEYFRSLSEGDDEERMRGKREPFLKLTLHFLRELNEDGLADRLQSHTEAVICQRKLKARLRENCQHLFEGIAKTGSQTAFSEIYTEQDITEAKDEDPNQFPEFDHIEAVFRKNVRPQKKIQQCELFKPDGHKAVRTVLTRGVAGIGKTVLTQKFTLDWAEDKLNQDIDFIFPFNFRELNMLREKHFSLVELLLHFFPVTTEGICRLEDFRVLFILNGLDECRLRLDFHRNKVQTDPRVSTSLDGLLTNLIWGKLLPSALIWITTRPAAANHIPAGCVHRVTEVQGFSDPQKEEYFRKRFREPKQASRIISHIQMSRTLHILCHIPGFCWITAAVLEKVLRSGDEGELPRTLTEMFIYILVMQTELKKVKYDGGAETDSPWTTQTTAMITSLGKLAFDQLQKGNLIFYESDLKECGIDIRAASVYSGLFTQIFKEQKGVGQIQVFTFLHLSFQEFLAALYAHVTFTNHGVNILKGQTSSPTKTCETKRDVTAQIQFYQDTVDEVLKAPRGRLDLFLQFLLGLSMKSNQLHLQGLLPQTASPLARQETVQHIKSKMTADLPAERSTFLFHCLNELNDRSLEDQVQGYLRAGRLTADALSHAQWSALVFILLSSEENLDRFDLKQYGASEEAFRNLLPIVRTCNEALLSGCNLSQESCGLLSNIISSQSCSLKELDLSNNDLRDSGVQLLSEGLKGPLCELEALRLSGCLITEKGCRDLASALTSTRTRLKELDLSYNDLGEAGPELCRAVQDLKRDQRSSVRLWVEPGGARWMTPGLKKYWCDLELDCNTVYRWIKLSEDRRTAWHVGEDQRYPHHSDRFDCYPQLLCRNQLTARSYWEVDWKGKLLVSVSYGGIPRKRSTSQGVLGKTGQSWSLKCSEQGGFSFCHNQKTTPISSTSSTPSASNRVAVYVDRPAGTLSFYRVSSGRPIHLYTVSTEFTEPLYAGFRFGLESGSESSMSLCSLQQE, encoded by the exons ATGAGGGTCAACAAAGTTTCCCTCTCAGAGAAAAGAGCTGTGAAATCTGAGGATTTGGGGCAAAA TCTGGGAGCGTCACTGATATCTCGTCCtttgttccagctgctgcaggaacactTCTTCACTTTTGTGAGCAACGAgttgaaaaatatgaagaaagcCTTGGATCTGGATTCCTCAGAATACTTTCGGAGTCTGAGTGAAGGCGATGATGAAGAACGGATGAGAGGCAAAAGAGAGCCGTTTCTGAAGCTTACACTCCATTTTCTGAGGGAACTGAATGAGGACGGGCTGGCTGACCGTCTGCAGAGCC ACACTGAGGCTGTCATTTGTCAACGTAAACTTAAAGCGAGGCTGAGGGAGAACTGCCAACATCTGTTTGAGGGCATTGCgaaaacaggaagtcaaacaGCTTTCAGTGAGATCTACACCGAGCAAGACATCACCGAGGCGAAGGACGAGGATCCCAACCAGTTTCCCGAGTTTGATCATATTGAGGCAGTTTTCAGGAAAAACGTCAGGCCACAGAAGAAGATCCAGCAGTGTGAGCTGTTCAAACCTGATGGACACAAGGCCGTCAGAACAGTGCTGACCAGAGGCGTGGCTGGCATCGGGAAAACCGTCCTcacacagaagttcactctggattGGGCCGAAGACAAGCTCAACCAAGACATCgacttcatatttccattcaacttcagagagctgaacaTGCTGAGAGAGAAGCACttcagcctggtggagctgcttcTCCACTTCTTCCCAGTAACTACAGAAGGAATCTGCCGATTGGAAGACTTCCGGGTTCTGTTCATCCTGAACGGTCTGGACGAGTGTCGACTCCGTCTGGACTTCCACCGTAACAAGGTCCAGACGGACCCTCGAGTGTCCACCTCACTCGATGGTCTTCTGACGAACCTGATCTGGGGAAAGCTGCTTCCTTCTGCACTCATCTGGATTACCACCCGGCCTGCGGCAGCCAATCACATCCCTGCTGGGTGTGTCCACAGGGTGACGGAGGTTCAAGGCTTCAGCGACCctcagaaggaggagtacttcagaaAGAGGTTCAGAGAGCCcaagcaggccagcaggatcatctcccacatccagatgTCTCGGACCCTTCACATCCTGTGCCACATCCCGGgtttctgctggatcactgccgCCGTTCTGGAGAAAGTCCTGCGGAGTGGGGACGAAGGAGAGCTGCCCAGGACCTTGACTGAGATGTTCATCTACATCTTGGTGATGCAGACGGAACTGAAGAAGGTCAAGTATGACGGAGGAGCCGAAACAGACTCACCCTGGACTACGCAGACTACCGCGATGATCACCTCTCTGGGGAAACTGGCTTTTGACCAGCTGCAAAAAGGCAACCTGATCTTCTACGAGTCGGACCTGAAGGAGTGTGGCATCGATATCAGGGCCGCCTCAGTCTACTCCGGACTCTTTACACAGATCTTTAAAGAGCAGAAAGGGGTGGGCCAAATTCAGGTCTTTACCTTCCTCCACCTGAGCTTCCAGGAGTTCCTTGCTGCTCTTTATGCCCATGTGACCTTCACCAACCATGGAGTGAACATACTGAAGGGACAAACTTCAAGTCCCACCAAGACCTGTGAGACAAAGAGAGATGTGACTGCTCAGATCCAGTTCTACCAGGACACTGTGGACGAGGTCTTGAAGGCCCCACGTGGAcgcctggacttgttcctccagTTCCTTCTGGGTCTTTCAATGAAATCGAATCAGTTGCATCTCCAAGGCCTGCTGCCACAGACAGCAAGTCCACTGGCCAGACAGGAGACCGTCCAGCACATCAAGAGCAAGATGACTGCAGATCTTCCAGCGGAGAGGAGCACttttctgttccactgtctgaacgAGCTGAACGATCGCTccctggaggaccaggtccAAGGTTACCTGAGAGCAGGACGCCTCACCGCCGACGCTCTTTCCcatgctcagtggtcagctctggtcttcatcctgCTGTCGTCAGAGGAAAACCTGGACCGATTTGACCTGAAACAGTATGGCGCCTCAGAGGAGGCCTTCCGGAATTTACTGCCCATCGTCAGAACCTGTAATGAAGCTCT GCTGAGTGGCTGTAATCTGTCCCAGGAAAGCTGTGGACTTCTGTCCAACATCATCAGCTCTCAGTCCTGCAGTCTGAAGgagctggacctgagtaacaacgacctgagGGACTCGGGAgtccagctgctctctgaagGACTGAAGGGACCACTCTGtgaactggaagctctcag ACTGTCAGGCTGTCTGATCACAGAGAAAGGCTGCCGGGATCTGGCCTCGGCTCTGACCTCCACCCGGACCCGTCTGAAAGAGCTGGACCTAAGCTACAATGACCTGGGAGAGGCGGGACCGGAGCTCTGTCGTGCCGTCCAGGATCTCAAGCGGGACCAAAGATCATCAGTCAGACTGTG GGTGGAGCCTGGTGGAGCCCGCTGGATGACCCCAGGTCTGAAGAAGT ACTGGTGTGACCTGGAACTGGACTGCAACACGGTCTACAGATGGATCAAGCTGTCCGAAGACCGCAGGACGGCCTGGCACGTGGGGGAGGACCAGCGGTACCCCCATCACTCAGACAGGTTCGACTGCTAccctcagctgctgtgcaggaACCAGCTGACGGCCCGCTCGTACTGGGAGGTGGACTGGAAAGGAAAGCTTCTTGTGTCCGTCAGCTACGGAGGAATCCCCCGGAAGAGGAGCACTTCCCAGGGGGTCTTAGGAAAGACCggtcagtcctggagtctgaagTGCTCCGAGCAAGGCGGGTTCTCTTTCTGCCACAATCAGAAAACAACacccatctcctccacctcctccaccccctcagcCTCCAACAGAGTGGCTGTGTACGTGGACCGTCCTGCTGGGACGCTGTCCTTCTACAGAGTGTCCTCGGGGAGGCCGATCCACCTCTACACTGTCTCCACTGAGTTCACAGAGCCTCTGTATGCCGGCTTCAGGTTTGGACTTGAGTCCGGCTCGGAGTCCTCCATGTCTTTGTGCTCACTGCAGCAGGAATGA